The Brasilonema sennae CENA114 genome includes a region encoding these proteins:
- a CDS encoding methyl-accepting chemotaxis protein has protein sequence MFNKADAARKKIDTKNGSSVSSSEDFTDESNPTKGYTERREKYTQYPASLTLKRLSLGTKATLVAIAIGTLPVLAIGALAYLVASNSLTNKITQIQQAEANSLADKVNRFMIERYNNIQLISSLPIFTDPNFSNTFSQKQKQELLDKFVDTHKVDTYKVYDSIAVLNLNGDVIAQSQGNSIPNQSNSQDFKAVRQNDRSYISQPEVTKNTGNSTVIIAAPIKRSTGQTLAIVKARIAVKALDNIVKNYAESGRKYYLTDGSEKIFLATDNKDITRSAIATFPSLAQRQAQKKDDSFISVNQADNQQQLVSYSSRTQDGLPNLNWRFILATNTATAFEPQRQLLLTVAVGTGLTALIVALIAVWLAKRTTQPIVKATTAVAKLGLGELDTRLEVQSEDELGILSHNINQMASQLQALIKDQELDTQRAKLLTDITLRTRRSLKVEDIYKTAVREVRQAMKTDRVIIYKFNLETLDGNVVAESITAGLPKMLGVEIDDPCFRERHAESYKDGRVRAISNIYQDASLSNAACYTKMLEKFAVKANLVAPIIIAGQLIGLMIAHHCDSPRNWQQTEIDLFRQLATQVGYALEQAQLLEEVEKARQVAETVSQDERQQKETLQTQLLELLSEVEGAASGDLTVRAEVTAGEIGTVADFFNSIVESLRLIVTQVQQTATQVNQAIWTNSGAIGELTEEALVQAEEINRTLYAVDDMSQSIQQVAYSAQQAASIANSAAQTAKKSGVAMDMTVQNILYLRETVGETAKKVKRLGESTQQISRVVALINQISMQTNLLAINAGIEAARAGEEGQGFAVVAEEVGELAARSAAATTEIEQIVENIQRETTEVVQAMEMGTTTVVEGTRIVEDAKQNLAQILEISRQIDVLVQSISTATASQAQTSQTVSQLMKDIAASSQRTSDSSMRVSQSLHETVEISQQLQATVGTFKVN, from the coding sequence ATGTTTAATAAAGCTGATGCAGCTAGGAAGAAGATTGATACTAAAAATGGATCATCTGTTTCTTCATCGGAAGATTTCACAGATGAAAGTAACCCTACAAAAGGATATACTGAAAGACGTGAGAAATATACACAATATCCTGCATCTTTAACTTTGAAGCGGTTAAGTTTAGGAACCAAAGCGACACTAGTTGCGATCGCCATTGGTACACTTCCAGTCTTAGCAATTGGAGCGCTTGCTTACTTAGTGGCCAGTAATTCCTTAACTAATAAAATTACTCAAATTCAGCAAGCAGAAGCCAATAGTCTGGCTGACAAAGTCAACCGTTTCATGATAGAACGGTATAACAATATTCAACTTATATCAAGTCTACCAATTTTTACAGATCCTAATTTTAGCAACACTTTTTCTCAAAAACAGAAACAAGAATTGCTGGATAAATTTGTAGATACTCACAAAGTAGATACTTACAAAGTCTATGATAGCATTGCTGTACTTAATTTAAATGGTGATGTTATTGCACAATCTCAGGGAAATTCAATTCCCAATCAAAGCAATAGTCAGGATTTTAAAGCAGTACGGCAAAACGACCGTTCTTATATCAGTCAACCAGAAGTCACAAAAAATACAGGAAATTCAACGGTTATTATCGCAGCACCTATTAAACGTAGCACAGGACAGACTCTTGCCATAGTCAAAGCTAGGATAGCTGTAAAAGCTCTAGATAATATCGTCAAAAATTATGCAGAATCAGGGCGTAAATACTATCTGACTGATGGTTCCGAAAAAATCTTCTTGGCAACGGATAATAAAGATATAACTAGAAGTGCCATAGCAACTTTTCCGAGCTTAGCACAACGGCAAGCACAAAAAAAAGACGATTCTTTTATTAGTGTTAATCAAGCTGATAACCAACAGCAACTTGTTAGCTACTCATCCAGAACGCAAGATGGATTGCCCAATTTGAACTGGCGATTCATTCTAGCAACAAATACAGCAACTGCATTTGAACCTCAAAGACAATTATTACTAACAGTTGCTGTCGGGACAGGATTGACAGCATTAATTGTCGCCCTGATTGCTGTGTGGTTAGCCAAACGAACCACACAACCAATTGTCAAAGCAACTACAGCAGTAGCAAAACTTGGGTTAGGAGAACTTGATACCCGTTTGGAGGTGCAATCAGAAGACGAACTCGGCATTTTGAGTCATAACATCAACCAAATGGCGTCGCAACTCCAAGCGCTAATCAAAGATCAAGAACTCGACACGCAAAGGGCAAAACTACTTACAGATATTACCCTACGTACTCGTAGAAGCCTAAAAGTTGAGGACATTTATAAAACAGCTGTTAGAGAAGTTCGTCAAGCAATGAAGACAGACAGGGTTATCATCTATAAATTCAACTTAGAAACCTTGGATGGAAATGTAGTCGCGGAATCGATCACAGCTGGTTTACCAAAAATGTTAGGCGTGGAAATCGACGACCCGTGTTTTCGAGAACGTCATGCAGAAAGTTATAAAGATGGTCGAGTGCGGGCAATATCCAACATCTATCAAGATGCTAGTCTGAGCAATGCAGCTTGTTACACCAAAATGTTGGAGAAATTTGCAGTCAAGGCAAATTTGGTAGCACCAATTATTATCGCGGGGCAATTGATAGGTTTGATGATTGCTCATCATTGTGACAGTCCCCGAAATTGGCAACAAACTGAGATAGATTTGTTTAGACAACTCGCCACTCAAGTTGGTTATGCTCTAGAGCAAGCCCAACTTCTTGAAGAGGTAGAAAAAGCACGGCAAGTAGCAGAAACAGTATCACAAGACGAACGCCAACAAAAAGAAACTCTACAAACGCAACTTCTGGAACTTCTTAGTGAAGTAGAAGGTGCAGCCAGTGGTGACTTAACAGTGCGTGCTGAAGTAACAGCAGGAGAAATTGGCACAGTTGCTGACTTTTTTAACTCTATCGTTGAAAGTTTGCGCTTGATTGTAACTCAAGTTCAACAAACTGCTACCCAGGTGAATCAGGCGATCTGGACAAACTCTGGAGCAATCGGTGAACTGACAGAGGAAGCACTGGTTCAAGCCGAAGAAATCAACCGCACACTCTATGCAGTTGATGACATGAGCCAATCGATTCAACAAGTCGCATATAGCGCCCAGCAAGCAGCGAGCATTGCCAATAGCGCCGCCCAAACTGCCAAAAAGAGCGGCGTAGCAATGGATATGACAGTCCAAAACATCTTGTATTTGCGTGAAACAGTCGGCGAAACCGCCAAGAAAGTCAAGCGCTTGGGAGAATCAACCCAACAAATCTCGCGTGTAGTAGCATTAATTAATCAGATTTCCATGCAAACCAACTTGCTGGCGATCAACGCTGGAATCGAAGCCGCACGTGCAGGAGAAGAAGGTCAAGGTTTTGCTGTTGTGGCAGAGGAAGTCGGGGAATTAGCAGCCCGCAGTGCCGCCGCCACCACAGAAATTGAACAAATAGTCGAGAACATCCAACGCGAAACAACTGAAGTTGTGCAAGCGATGGAGATGGGAACCACCACTGTTGTCGAAGGCACACGCATTGTCGAAGATGCCAAGCAAAATCTAGCTCAGATTTTGGAGATTTCACGTCAGATAGACGTTTTGGTGCAGTCGATTTCGACCGCCACAGCATCACAGGCGCAAACTTCGCAAACAGTCAGCCAATTGATGAAAGATATTGCTGCTAGCTCACAACGCACAAGCGATTCTTCTATGAGGGTTTCCCAATCATTGCACGAAACAGTGGAGATTTCCCAGCAATTGCAAGCGACTGTTGGTACTTTCAAGGTGAATTAG
- a CDS encoding CsbD family protein, with the protein MSTEDRSAENRIEATAKNIEGKIQEVIGNITGDPKQKAEGKAKQAEAQVRHTAENIKDELKKNL; encoded by the coding sequence ATGAGTACTGAGGACAGAAGTGCTGAGAACAGAATAGAAGCAACAGCGAAAAATATCGAAGGTAAAATTCAAGAGGTAATTGGTAATATAACAGGAGACCCAAAACAAAAAGCTGAGGGTAAAGCAAAGCAAGCAGAAGCTCAAGTTAGACACACTGCTGAAAACATCAAAGACGAACTGAAGAAAAATTTATAG
- a CDS encoding response regulator gives MSEISIVLIEDHDLTRMGLKAALQSSNTLRVIGEAPNGTKGLKLLETAKPDVAVVDIGLPDIDGIELTRRFREFQKQTGDSATKILVLTMDHSEDAVLAAFAAGADSYYMKDTSIDKLTEAIQATHTGNSWIDPAIANVVLQQMRQGIPENQPSELPKTVKIEALPSEYEQVLETYPLTQRELEILELIVAGCSNGQIAERLYITVGTVKTHVRNILNKLCADDRTQAAVRALRSGLVA, from the coding sequence ATGAGTGAAATTAGTATTGTTTTAATTGAGGATCATGATCTGACTAGAATGGGGCTAAAGGCTGCATTACAGTCGAGCAACACACTTAGAGTTATAGGTGAAGCTCCAAATGGAACAAAAGGACTAAAACTTTTGGAAACAGCTAAGCCAGATGTAGCTGTTGTGGATATTGGTTTACCCGATATTGATGGAATTGAACTCACCCGAAGATTTAGAGAGTTCCAAAAACAGACGGGTGATTCAGCAACCAAAATCCTTGTTTTAACGATGGATCATTCAGAAGATGCAGTACTTGCGGCTTTTGCAGCTGGAGCTGACTCTTATTATATGAAGGATACAAGTATAGATAAGTTGACCGAAGCAATTCAAGCAACTCACACAGGGAACTCCTGGATTGATCCGGCGATCGCCAACGTGGTATTGCAGCAAATGCGGCAAGGTATTCCAGAAAATCAGCCATCTGAACTGCCTAAAACTGTCAAAATCGAAGCGCTGCCATCAGAATACGAGCAAGTTTTAGAAACTTATCCACTCACACAACGAGAACTGGAGATTCTAGAGTTAATAGTAGCAGGATGTAGTAACGGACAGATTGCTGAGAGACTATACATCACAGTTGGTACCGTGAAAACCCACGTTCGCAACATCCTAAATAAACTTTGTGCCGATGATCGTACCCAAGCTGCAGTTCGAGCTTTACGTTCCGGTCTAGTGGCATAA
- a CDS encoding hybrid sensor histidine kinase/response regulator has protein sequence MSQDKELEIQMQFLEEATDYLNTLEGILLELNTNSRISLEKINAALRAAHSIKGGAGMMGFRALSDLAHRLEDSFKVLKTRKNSLEINTELQSLLLSGVDWLRQIVEFLSEGNVIEEEWLSTFCYPVFEELHARLGDPTPEDAATMLSPEDGQDIIPLLFQTEVEGCLQRLESVLADSEQPCLKEEVAIMAAELGGLGEMLQLPAFTQLCESVANHLEAAPSSEIETVARVALEAWRRSQALVMTNQLDSLPTEIQLEDLAFEAAAYTQTELLQVEVAPLLDPETEVFETDILQSEETQETWLDRQIIAADFEALEAAFADESNAQVEVPQNPEPVVAQEIPTTNYKFVEPKAEQTVGNNNKSEPQENTVRVPSKQLEQINDLFGELIIQRNGLNLQLERLRKLIRNLNQRVQVLGRENQQLRTAYDRISTQSVMSSSVPFLALPPSQNVDDFIGFGDDNQTQRRFDSLEMDSYNELNLLSQEVMETIVQVQEVTSDIQLGLDDTDLFARKLTKTSKQLQRKLTQVRMRPLSDIVDRFPRALRDLCVEYGKNVQLKIEGAGVLIERNILEALNEPLMHMLRNAFDHGMEDPETRRASGKSEQGLIEIKGTHQDNRTIITLRDDGRGIPLDKIRTRAIAMGLEPSLIAQATDEELLSLIFEPGFSTSEQVTALSGRGVGMDVVRSNLKQVRGDIKVDTVAGKGTTYTISVPFTLSVARVLLIESNRMLLAFPTDVVSEIFLLNHEQVFTMATSEVLNWQGNMLPLVRLGRHLEFNCPRYDNPNLETPPAINAASILIVNQGNQPVAVQVDRCWGEQEVAIRQVEGNIPLPSGFNNCTILGDGRVVPLVNASELLYWIVTNQRTPKTNQLPSPRLKTVFLTPADDQSLLPINEKGTVLIVDDSINVRRFLALTLEKGGYQVEQAKDGQDALEKLQGGLRVQAVICDIEMPRVDGYGFLGRIKSNTDFRNIPVAMLTSRSSDKHRQLAMQLGARAYFSKPYNEQELLKTLDEIIFPLAGASN, from the coding sequence ATGTCACAAGACAAAGAATTAGAAATCCAGATGCAGTTTCTGGAGGAAGCGACTGATTACCTGAATACCCTCGAAGGGATATTGCTGGAACTCAATACCAACAGTCGTATTTCTCTAGAAAAAATCAATGCCGCACTTAGAGCTGCCCACTCAATTAAAGGTGGTGCAGGCATGATGGGATTTCGCGCCCTGAGTGATTTGGCTCACCGTCTGGAAGATTCCTTTAAAGTTTTAAAAACTAGAAAAAACTCTTTAGAAATTAACACGGAGTTACAAAGTTTATTGTTATCTGGAGTAGATTGGCTACGTCAGATAGTGGAATTTTTATCAGAAGGCAATGTTATAGAGGAGGAGTGGTTATCGACTTTCTGTTATCCAGTTTTTGAAGAACTGCATGCGCGTTTGGGTGATCCAACTCCTGAGGATGCAGCAACTATGCTGTCTCCCGAAGATGGGCAAGACATCATTCCTTTACTGTTTCAGACAGAAGTAGAAGGATGTTTGCAACGCTTAGAATCCGTGTTGGCAGATAGCGAACAACCTTGTTTAAAAGAAGAAGTTGCGATTATGGCAGCTGAGTTAGGTGGTTTGGGTGAAATGCTGCAATTACCAGCTTTTACTCAACTTTGCGAATCAGTGGCAAACCACTTAGAAGCAGCTCCTTCCTCTGAGATTGAAACAGTTGCCCGTGTGGCATTGGAAGCATGGCGGCGATCGCAAGCGTTGGTGATGACAAATCAACTAGATAGCTTACCAACAGAAATTCAGCTAGAGGATTTGGCTTTTGAAGCTGCAGCATATACTCAAACAGAACTGCTACAAGTAGAAGTAGCACCCCTGCTAGATCCAGAAACAGAAGTTTTTGAAACAGACATTCTGCAATCAGAGGAAACACAAGAAACTTGGTTGGATCGTCAAATCATTGCAGCTGATTTTGAAGCTTTAGAGGCAGCTTTTGCGGATGAGAGTAACGCTCAAGTTGAAGTGCCACAAAATCCGGAACCAGTTGTTGCTCAAGAAATTCCCACAACAAATTACAAATTTGTTGAACCGAAAGCCGAACAAACTGTTGGTAACAACAATAAGAGTGAACCTCAGGAAAATACAGTTCGAGTTCCTAGCAAGCAACTTGAGCAAATTAATGATTTGTTCGGGGAACTGATTATTCAACGCAACGGATTAAATCTACAACTTGAAAGGTTACGCAAACTGATTCGTAATTTGAATCAGCGAGTGCAAGTTCTCGGCAGGGAAAATCAGCAATTACGTACAGCTTATGACAGGATATCAACTCAGAGTGTAATGTCATCTAGTGTTCCATTCCTGGCATTGCCACCGAGTCAAAACGTGGACGATTTCATCGGATTTGGCGATGACAACCAGACACAACGCCGGTTTGATTCTCTAGAAATGGATAGCTATAACGAATTAAACCTGCTATCTCAAGAAGTGATGGAAACCATCGTTCAAGTCCAAGAAGTCACAAGTGACATTCAACTCGGTCTTGACGATACAGATTTATTTGCCCGCAAACTCACCAAAACATCCAAGCAGTTGCAAAGAAAGCTGACTCAAGTACGGATGCGTCCGCTATCTGATATTGTTGATCGCTTTCCCAGGGCTTTGCGCGACCTGTGTGTAGAGTACGGCAAAAACGTCCAACTGAAAATTGAGGGTGCTGGTGTCTTAATTGAACGTAACATCTTGGAGGCTTTAAATGAGCCTTTGATGCATATGTTGCGAAATGCCTTCGATCATGGTATGGAAGATCCAGAAACACGTCGCGCCTCCGGTAAGTCAGAACAAGGATTAATTGAGATTAAAGGCACACATCAAGACAATCGCACAATCATTACTCTCAGAGATGATGGACGTGGGATTCCATTAGACAAAATCCGTACTCGTGCTATAGCTATGGGGTTAGAGCCTAGTCTAATAGCACAAGCTACTGATGAAGAACTGCTATCGCTGATTTTTGAGCCAGGATTTAGCACCTCTGAGCAAGTCACAGCCTTGTCCGGTCGCGGTGTTGGTATGGATGTGGTTCGCAGTAACCTCAAACAAGTACGGGGAGATATCAAAGTTGATACGGTAGCAGGCAAAGGGACGACTTATACTATATCAGTGCCGTTTACACTGTCAGTAGCAAGAGTCCTACTAATAGAAAGCAACCGAATGCTTTTAGCATTTCCCACAGATGTGGTTTCAGAAATATTCTTGCTGAATCATGAGCAAGTGTTCACAATGGCAACCAGCGAAGTCCTTAATTGGCAAGGAAACATGTTACCGTTGGTTCGTCTGGGTCGGCATTTAGAGTTTAATTGCCCCCGCTACGACAACCCGAATTTAGAAACTCCCCCTGCAATTAATGCTGCTAGTATACTTATCGTCAACCAAGGCAATCAACCAGTGGCGGTGCAAGTAGATCGTTGTTGGGGTGAGCAAGAAGTTGCTATCCGTCAAGTTGAAGGAAATATACCTTTACCCAGTGGCTTTAACAACTGTACGATTCTGGGTGATGGTCGGGTAGTCCCACTGGTCAATGCCAGCGAGTTACTTTACTGGATTGTTACCAACCAACGCACGCCTAAAACAAATCAACTACCATCGCCAAGGTTAAAGACCGTTTTCCTGACGCCAGCTGATGACCAATCACTGCTGCCAATTAATGAAAAAGGTACCGTTTTAATTGTAGATGACTCAATTAATGTCCGGCGCTTCTTAGCCCTGACTCTAGAAAAAGGAGGGTATCAAGTAGAGCAAGCTAAAGATGGTCAAGATGCACTCGAAAAACTTCAGGGTGGTTTAAGAGTTCAGGCTGTTATTTGTGATATTGAAATGCCTCGTGTTGACGGTTATGGCTTTTTAGGTCGGATCAAATCAAATACTGACTTTAGAAATATACCAGTCGCTATGCTAACCTCTCGCAGTAGCGATAAACATCGTCAATTAGCAATGCAATTAGGTGCTAGAGCCTACTTCTCCAAACCCTACAATGAGCAAGAATTACTGAAAACTTTGGATGAAATCATTTTTCCTTTGGCAGGAGCTTCTAACTAA
- a CDS encoding TIGR02587 family membrane protein — MSIGRKRRKNVWKNEINDIIRGACGGFLFGIPLLYTMEVWWIGSLAKPSMIMLAIALMFLVVFLLNRTEGFRRSKRNSPPYGSLTDTIEAMGIGLVCSAFMLLLMQELTPETSMKEALGKIVFEGVPFTLGVALANQLLGDTRDGDGQGRIGDSTSDGSRRKPDELHATFADVGATLIGATVIAFNIAPTDEIPMLAAAVTPLWLLAIIATSILISYGVVFQAGFSDQQKRRQQQGIFQRPSSETIMAYLVSLVAAAFMLWFFQKVTFSDPWTIWLEYTLLLGLPASIGGAAGRLAV; from the coding sequence ATGAGTATCGGAAGAAAGCGCCGGAAAAATGTCTGGAAAAACGAGATTAATGACATTATTCGGGGTGCTTGTGGAGGCTTTTTATTTGGTATCCCTTTGCTGTACACAATGGAGGTTTGGTGGATAGGATCACTGGCAAAACCATCAATGATCATGTTGGCGATCGCCTTGATGTTTCTGGTAGTTTTCTTGCTGAACCGGACAGAAGGTTTTCGTAGAAGCAAACGAAACTCTCCACCCTATGGATCACTCACAGATACTATAGAAGCAATGGGAATTGGATTGGTTTGCTCCGCCTTCATGCTGCTGTTAATGCAAGAACTAACACCTGAAACTTCGATGAAGGAAGCTTTGGGTAAAATCGTCTTTGAAGGTGTACCATTTACCTTAGGCGTGGCATTGGCAAACCAGTTATTAGGAGACACTCGTGATGGTGATGGGCAAGGGCGAATAGGTGATTCAACAAGCGACGGAAGCCGAAGGAAACCAGATGAGTTACACGCTACCTTTGCCGATGTAGGTGCAACCTTGATTGGTGCAACTGTCATTGCATTTAACATCGCGCCAACAGACGAAATTCCTATGCTAGCAGCAGCGGTAACACCGCTCTGGCTTTTGGCAATTATTGCGACGTCTATACTTATTTCCTATGGCGTTGTGTTTCAGGCAGGTTTTTCAGATCAGCAAAAGCGCAGACAGCAACAAGGAATTTTTCAAAGACCATCTAGTGAAACTATTATGGCATACTTAGTGTCGCTAGTAGCAGCAGCTTTTATGCTGTGGTTCTTTCAAAAGGTAACCTTTAGCGATCCCTGGACAATTTGGCTGGAATACACTTTGCTGCTGGGATTACCTGCGAGTATCGGAGGTGCAGCAGGACGGTTAGCAGTATGA
- a CDS encoding ChaB family protein, which translates to MVEAYKAERTISAVFKEQKQVDDVIRRLLDRGVSRDHISVMGRNFQSETRIAGFISKRDVILGGLRSGAIFGSLFGSFLSLLTGVGVLFIPFVGPIVAAGPIGAVLLGAASGAIAGSAGAGLVSVLTTLGMPEDKAAVYQTRLEAGEFLLMAEVPGDRSGEYQILIESAGGEEVNTIEQALPRACTAGCNGPEDLSPEIRSHLSAEAQSTFIERYNTAIKETNDESKAEQAAWETIHQQYDEDENGVWSKAKTTV; encoded by the coding sequence GTGGTGGAAGCATATAAGGCAGAGCGTACTATCTCAGCTGTTTTTAAAGAACAGAAGCAAGTCGATGACGTTATTCGGCGTTTATTAGACCGGGGTGTGTCCAGAGACCATATTTCGGTTATGGGCAGAAATTTTCAATCAGAAACCCGAATTGCTGGTTTTATTAGCAAAAGAGATGTCATACTGGGAGGCTTGAGAAGCGGAGCAATCTTTGGTTCCTTATTCGGTTCCTTCCTCAGCTTGCTCACAGGTGTAGGCGTACTGTTTATTCCTTTTGTCGGTCCAATTGTCGCAGCAGGGCCGATTGGTGCAGTGCTGTTAGGAGCTGCAAGTGGTGCGATCGCCGGAAGTGCAGGCGCAGGTTTAGTATCTGTTTTGACCACATTGGGAATGCCAGAAGACAAAGCAGCAGTTTACCAAACCCGCTTAGAGGCTGGTGAGTTCTTACTGATGGCAGAAGTGCCTGGCGATCGCTCTGGAGAATACCAAATCCTGATTGAAAGTGCTGGTGGTGAAGAAGTCAACACAATTGAACAAGCGCTACCTCGTGCTTGTACTGCTGGCTGCAACGGTCCAGAGGATTTATCTCCAGAAATTCGCTCTCATCTTTCTGCTGAAGCTCAGAGTACATTCATTGAACGTTATAACACTGCAATAAAAGAGACAAATGATGAATCTAAGGCTGAACAAGCAGCCTGGGAAACTATTCATCAACAATATGATGAAGATGAAAATGGTGTCTGGTCAAAGGCAAAAACAACTGTTTAG
- a CDS encoding Dps family protein gives MRKLNIGLTDEQRQGVIDLLNKDLADAYLLLVKTKKFHWDVVGPQFRSLHQLWEEHYQVLTENIDSVAERVRALGGYPIGTMEGFLKVASLKEEGGTVPTATGMVSRLVEDHEQVIRNLREHIDQSSEKFHDEGTADFLTGLMEGHEQMAWMLRSFIEGQELQSDGSQAIGQTKTPVGV, from the coding sequence ATGCGCAAGTTAAACATTGGTTTGACAGATGAACAGCGTCAAGGTGTAATTGATCTGTTGAACAAAGATTTGGCAGATGCCTATCTTCTGTTAGTAAAAACTAAAAAGTTCCACTGGGACGTGGTCGGGCCTCAATTCCGCTCCCTTCACCAGCTTTGGGAAGAGCACTACCAAGTACTGACTGAAAATATCGATTCTGTAGCTGAACGGGTACGTGCTTTGGGCGGTTATCCTATTGGCACAATGGAAGGATTTCTCAAAGTTGCCAGTCTCAAGGAAGAAGGTGGTACCGTTCCCACAGCAACTGGTATGGTCAGTCGACTAGTGGAAGACCATGAGCAGGTAATTCGCAACTTGCGGGAGCATATAGATCAGTCGAGTGAGAAATTCCATGACGAGGGAACTGCTGACTTCCTAACTGGATTGATGGAAGGGCATGAACAGATGGCTTGGATGCTGCGCTCATTTATTGAAGGGCAAGAGCTACAGTCAGATGGTTCACAGGCAATAGGACAAACAAAAACTCCTGTAGGCGTGTAA
- a CDS encoding TIGR02588 family protein, translating to MSQANESNDHKKEQQQPKRTLAEWVTFGAASLILAVIVSLVGYTWLNEKHQPPVLGVSNKTIREADGQFYIPFEVVNTGGETAESVQVMAQLEINGEVKETGDIQIDFLSSGEKERGAFIFKRDPRQGQLTIRVTSYKLP from the coding sequence ATGAGTCAAGCAAATGAATCTAATGATCACAAAAAAGAACAACAGCAACCGAAAAGAACACTTGCAGAATGGGTAACTTTCGGTGCTGCTTCATTGATCCTGGCAGTTATTGTGAGTTTGGTAGGCTATACTTGGCTCAACGAAAAACATCAACCTCCTGTCCTTGGTGTTAGTAACAAGACAATTCGGGAAGCTGATGGACAATTTTATATTCCTTTCGAGGTAGTTAATACTGGAGGAGAAACAGCCGAATCTGTTCAGGTTATGGCCCAGTTGGAAATTAACGGCGAAGTAAAAGAAACGGGGGATATACAGATTGACTTTTTATCTAGTGGTGAAAAAGAACGAGGAGCGTTTATCTTTAAGCGTGATCCGCGCCAAGGTCAGTTAACAATAAGAGTGACTAGTTATAAATTACCTTGA
- a CDS encoding GlsB/YeaQ/YmgE family stress response membrane protein → MNIIAWVVLGIIAGAIAKAIYPGTQGGGILATIVLGIVGAFVGGSLVTFLQTGTLSLTAATLSIPGLVVAVIGAMIAIFIWGLITRRSAV, encoded by the coding sequence ATGAACATTATTGCTTGGGTAGTTCTTGGTATCATCGCTGGAGCAATAGCTAAGGCTATTTATCCTGGTACTCAAGGTGGTGGAATTCTCGCCACAATTGTCTTAGGTATTGTCGGAGCTTTTGTTGGGGGTAGTCTCGTTACCTTTTTACAAACCGGAACCCTTTCCCTAACTGCAGCTACCTTAAGTATTCCTGGTTTGGTTGTTGCTGTGATTGGAGCAATGATTGCTATCTTCATTTGGGGCTTAATTACTCGTAGGAGTGCTGTTTAA
- a CDS encoding chemotaxis protein CheW, giving the protein MNKSKLALSIKQNQNSLGDGYLRFRLNRHTAATLPMRHTQEAIVVPPETISSMPNMPACIIGLINWRSRIVWVIDLPRMFNLEYLDNRQRMYNVIIIRVDSVLLGLVVQEIQGTTKFLPDEIRSPMGQVASSLTPYLRGCVLQQKEMLLVLDAQAIVQSSILRCD; this is encoded by the coding sequence TTCTATAAAACAAAATCAAAATAGCTTGGGGGATGGCTATCTTAGATTTAGGCTAAATAGACATACAGCTGCCACCCTGCCTATGAGGCACACGCAAGAAGCGATTGTTGTGCCACCTGAAACGATTTCATCGATGCCAAATATGCCTGCCTGTATCATAGGATTGATAAACTGGCGCAGTCGGATAGTTTGGGTGATCGATCTACCAAGGATGTTCAATCTTGAATATCTAGATAATAGGCAACGGATGTATAATGTGATAATTATCCGGGTAGATTCAGTCCTTTTAGGCTTAGTTGTACAAGAAATACAAGGTACAACTAAGTTTTTGCCTGATGAGATTCGCTCTCCCATGGGACAAGTTGCATCAAGCTTAACTCCCTATCTACGTGGTTGCGTTCTTCAACAAAAAGAAATGTTGCTTGTTTTAGATGCACAAGCAATTGTACAGTCTTCTATTCTCCGCTGTGATTAG